The Exiguobacterium acetylicum genome includes a window with the following:
- a CDS encoding tyrosine-protein phosphatase — protein sequence MIDVHCHILPLVDDGPASVEHALQLAEQAVEEGITRIIATPHLYHPQFETEDVDVKLTVNEFNVLLNQRNIPLTVYPGHEIRLIGELMEELEAGKALPLSGSRYLLIEFPSTGIPSYARQVFAELISDGFVPIIAHPEKNKAIIQNPSLLFELVSNGAISQVTCASLVGKYGKDVQRFAVALLENGLAHLVASDAHHIEKRPFYWKQCETYLEKTLDDWLFEEIYENNEAVFLNQMVTINPPSPIEKNWKGHWK from the coding sequence ATGATTGACGTACATTGTCATATACTGCCTCTTGTCGATGATGGTCCAGCGAGTGTCGAACATGCACTTCAACTCGCAGAACAAGCTGTCGAAGAGGGTATTACGCGTATTATCGCGACACCGCATCTCTATCATCCTCAATTTGAGACAGAAGATGTCGATGTCAAGTTGACTGTCAATGAATTCAATGTGTTATTAAATCAACGCAACATTCCGTTAACTGTCTATCCAGGTCATGAGATTCGATTGATTGGTGAGTTGATGGAAGAGCTGGAGGCAGGGAAAGCCTTGCCTCTCTCAGGTTCGCGTTATCTGTTGATTGAGTTTCCGTCAACAGGAATTCCGTCGTATGCTCGACAGGTATTCGCAGAATTGATTTCAGATGGTTTTGTACCGATCATTGCGCATCCGGAGAAAAACAAAGCAATCATTCAAAATCCGTCTTTATTGTTTGAGCTTGTTTCTAACGGCGCAATCAGCCAAGTGACATGTGCAAGCTTGGTCGGTAAATACGGAAAAGATGTCCAACGATTTGCAGTTGCTCTACTCGAAAATGGATTAGCGCACCTTGTTGCTTCAGACGCCCATCATATCGAGAAGCGCCCATTCTATTGGAAGCAGTGTGAAACGTATCTCGAGAAGACGCTAGATGATTGGTTATTTGAAGAGATCTATGAAAACAATGAAGCGGTATTCTTAAATCAAATGGTTACCATTAATCCACCAAGTCCAATCGAAAAGAATTGGAAAGGGCACTGGAAGTAA
- a CDS encoding CpsD/CapB family tyrosine-protein kinase: MAKKNNKMNKDARKLITVTQPKSPVAEQYRTIRTNIEFMAVDQEIQAILVTSATQSEGKSTTASNLAVAYAQQGKKVLIIDTDMRRPTVHYTFKVANGLGLSSLLTRQAEKDKAILPTKIENLSILTAGPIPPNPAELLSSRAMEHLVSQLREEFEIIIFDAPPLLQVADSRITSKLTDGVVLVVGCTTSDRQRVLKAKEQLELAEAKILGVVLNRRELTDDSAYQYYYSYE, translated from the coding sequence ATGGCTAAGAAAAACAACAAGATGAATAAAGACGCGCGAAAGCTGATTACTGTTACACAGCCAAAGTCTCCTGTAGCCGAGCAATACCGAACGATTCGCACGAACATCGAGTTCATGGCAGTCGATCAGGAAATTCAAGCAATTCTCGTCACGTCTGCGACGCAAAGCGAAGGGAAATCGACGACTGCTTCGAACTTAGCGGTCGCTTATGCCCAGCAAGGTAAAAAAGTCTTGATCATTGATACGGACATGCGTCGTCCGACAGTTCATTACACGTTCAAGGTAGCAAATGGACTAGGGCTTTCTAGTCTGCTAACGCGCCAAGCGGAAAAAGACAAGGCGATTTTACCGACAAAAATTGAGAATCTGTCGATCCTGACAGCAGGTCCGATTCCACCGAACCCGGCTGAATTATTATCTTCACGAGCAATGGAACATCTCGTTTCACAGCTACGAGAGGAATTCGAGATCATCATCTTCGATGCACCACCTTTATTACAGGTGGCGGATAGCCGTATTACATCGAAGCTGACAGATGGTGTCGTTCTAGTCGTTGGTTGTACGACATCAGATCGCCAACGCGTTCTGAAAGCAAAAGAACAACTGGAACTAGCGGAAGCTAAAATTCTGGGCGTCGTATTAAATCGCCGCGAACTGACGGATGATTCGGCATATCAATACTACTATTCCTATGAGTGA
- a CDS encoding YveK family protein → MNETISLQELFSILRKSFWRILALTIVAAVISFAVSTFLVDPTYQAGTQILVTPKKQENEVIDASQVQSSVTLVNTYRVIIKSPAILEKVQKEVSNAPTNLTTLNNMITVESEQNSQVINVSVQSTDAALASNIANSIANVFSEDIPELMNVDNVKVLSVSGIPTTPVSPNILLNTAIAAVVGFLLGVGLAFLREVLDRRIRTEEQVQQILDLPVLGSIPDIDSKIFKTSAKKASKREVVKQYG, encoded by the coding sequence ATGAATGAAACGATTAGTTTACAAGAGTTGTTTTCGATTTTACGGAAATCGTTTTGGCGTATCCTTGCGCTAACGATTGTTGCTGCAGTCATTTCGTTTGCAGTCAGTACTTTTTTAGTCGATCCAACGTATCAAGCAGGTACACAAATCCTTGTCACACCGAAAAAACAGGAAAATGAAGTCATCGACGCCTCACAAGTCCAGTCGTCTGTCACATTAGTCAATACATACCGGGTCATCATCAAAAGTCCCGCTATTCTAGAGAAGGTTCAAAAAGAAGTCTCAAACGCTCCAACCAATCTAACGACATTGAATAACATGATCACGGTCGAAAGTGAACAAAACTCTCAGGTCATCAACGTTTCTGTTCAAAGTACGGATGCGGCATTAGCATCGAATATCGCGAACTCAATCGCGAATGTGTTCAGTGAAGATATTCCAGAATTAATGAACGTCGATAACGTTAAAGTCCTTTCGGTATCTGGTATTCCAACGACACCGGTCAGCCCGAATATTCTTTTGAATACAGCGATTGCTGCTGTCGTCGGATTTTTACTTGGTGTAGGTCTTGCGTTCCTGCGTGAAGTACTGGATCGTCGTATTCGGACAGAAGAGCAAGTTCAACAAATCCTCGATCTCCCGGTCCTTGGGAGTATCCCGGATATCGATAGTAAGATTTTCAAGACTTCAGCAAAAAAGGCAAGTAAGCGAGAGGTGGTCAAACAGTATGGCTAA
- a CDS encoding LCP family protein, with translation MERVKKKRKVKKRWTPLKIMLLIALVLVVGIGGFIGYTYYQVDQTVKKIQSPVKNTGDKIVDEQKPVSVLLLGVDQRPGERGRSDSIMIMTLNPTRNESRLISIPRDTKVDIVGHGTNDKINHAYSFGGPEMAIKTVEKFLNIPINYYAEINMQGFTSLVDAVGGVTVNNDLDFKVGGTHFPVGKINLDGDSALKFTRMRYEDPRGDFGRQMRQREVIAQVANKLSSDVSVSNFNAIMDVVGKNAQTNVSFKPMRTLAFDYMDAFRNQKNLKLEGAGGKEGDGIYYWHPTDDSLKETQTALRYSLDLE, from the coding sequence TTGGAACGAGTAAAGAAAAAACGTAAGGTGAAAAAACGCTGGACCCCATTAAAGATTATGCTGTTAATCGCACTTGTTCTTGTTGTCGGTATTGGCGGGTTCATTGGTTATACATATTATCAAGTCGACCAGACCGTGAAGAAAATCCAATCTCCAGTCAAAAATACAGGGGATAAAATCGTCGACGAGCAAAAACCGGTATCCGTCTTACTGTTAGGTGTCGATCAGCGACCAGGAGAACGAGGACGTAGTGACTCGATCATGATCATGACGTTGAATCCGACGCGAAACGAAAGTCGTTTGATTAGTATTCCTCGTGACACGAAGGTCGATATCGTCGGTCACGGAACGAACGATAAAATCAACCATGCCTATTCATTCGGGGGACCGGAAATGGCAATCAAGACAGTCGAAAAATTCCTCAATATTCCGATTAACTACTACGCGGAAATCAATATGCAAGGATTCACTTCACTGGTTGATGCAGTCGGTGGGGTAACCGTTAATAACGATCTTGATTTTAAAGTAGGTGGGACGCACTTCCCAGTTGGTAAGATTAATCTTGATGGTGATTCAGCTTTAAAATTCACACGGATGCGTTACGAAGATCCACGTGGTGACTTCGGTCGTCAAATGCGTCAGCGGGAAGTCATCGCTCAAGTTGCTAACAAACTGTCATCTGATGTATCAGTTAGTAACTTCAATGCCATCATGGATGTCGTCGGTAAAAATGCACAAACAAACGTTTCGTTCAAACCGATGCGTACACTTGCATTTGATTACATGGATGCTTTCCGTAATCAAAAGAATCTAAAGCTTGAAGGCGCAGGTGGTAAAGAAGGAGACGGAATCTACTACTGGCACCCGACAGATGATTCTCTTAAAGAGACACAAACGGCACTTCGTTATTCACTTGACCTCGAGTAA